A single Denticeps clupeoides chromosome 7, fDenClu1.1, whole genome shotgun sequence DNA region contains:
- the ckap5 gene encoding cytoskeleton-associated protein 5 isoform X1 — translation MGDDSEWMKLPVDQKCEHKVWKARLNGYEEALKLFQRIEDEKSSEWGKYLGLIKRFVTDSNAVAQLKGLEAALAYVENAHVAGKTTGEVVSGVVSKVFNQPKARAKELGVDICLMYVEIEKAEVVQEELIKGLDNKNPKIIVACIETLRKALSEFGSKIITLKPVVKLLPKLFESREKAVRDEAKLLAVEIYRWIRDALRAPLQNINSVQLKELEEEWVKLPATAPKQSRFLRSQQDLKAKFEQQQAASGDTVDGDDNEEIAPQVDPYELLEAVDIISKLPKDFYEKIEAKKWQERKEALETVETLTKNPKLEGGDYGDLVRALKKVIGKDANVMLVTLAAKCIAGLATGLRKKFGTYAVHVVPNILEKFKEKKPQVVQALQEAIDAVFLTTTLQNLSDDILAVMDNKNPSIKQQASLFLARSFQHCTPSMLPKSVLKPFCAAFLKQVNDSAPEVRDAAFEALGTAMKVVGEKAVNPFLADLDKLKLDKIKECADKVELIGGKRGGGGGGGGGAGAAVEKEKPASKTTPMVEAASRPSGPPKKAAPSKSAGPPKKVKKDAPSAKPKKGLDTKEIVETELSIEACEEKAAAALPASCMQLLDSANWKERLASMEEFQRAVESMDRGEMPCQALVRMLAKKPGWKETNFQVMQMKLHIVGLIAQKGSFSKTSALVVLDGLVDKIGDVKCGGNAKEALTAIGEACSLPWTAEQVVSMAFSQKNPKNQAETLNWLANALKEFGFAGINVKAFISNVRTALGATNPAVRTAAITLLGVLHLYMGAPLRMFFEDEKPALLAQIDAEFEKMQGQSPPAPTRGVKKGAEEDGEEPEEQEEEGGAGGIMDLLPRSDISDKITSEMVSKIGDKNWKIRKEGLEEVTAVISEAKFIQPNIGELPLALKGRLNDSNKLLVQQTLTILQQIATAMGPALKQHVKNLGIPIITVLGDSKANVRAAAMTALNAWVEQTGMKEWLEGEDLSEELKKENPFLRQELLGWLAEKLPTLRTVPADLMLCLPHVYSCLEDRSGDVRKKAQDALPTFMMHLGYDKMNKATSKLKPASKDQVVAMLEKARAMMPAKPAAPAKASPPKASSSASVPASKPASALSKPQAPSEDFTEPKPETKKVKPGGPAAKKSVVGKKAPVKASMKEDDDRSGPIFILVPNGKELRIKEEKSLKILKWNFITPRDEYVEQLKTQMSTCLAKWLQDELFHFDFQRHVKAIGAMIEHMEDEREAVVGCLDLVLKWFTLRFFDTNTSVLMKAMEFLKLLFSMLSREDYHLNEYEASSFIPYLILKVGESKDVVRKDVRAILSMLCKVYPANKLFPFLMEGTKSKNSKQRSECLEELGCLIENYGMNVCQPTPAKALKDIAVHIGDRDTTVRNAALNTVVVAYNVCGDQVFKLIGNLSEKDMSMLEERIKRSAKKAPPAPAKQVERAQREVPAHPNATFARKTAQEEMPNKLKDRIMYRTYRIQARSQNIHDHSAPSIPKEFQLDLDVIENDHTHVSELPDLVQHKLDELLEPVTIPEPKIRSVSPHFDDLHNSTASTINFVISQVASGDINTSIQALAQIDEVLRQEDKAEAMSGHIDQFLIATFMQLRLIYNTHMADDRLDKKDIFKLYSCIIGNMLSLFSMESLAREASMGVLKDLMHGLITLMLDSRVEDIEDGQQLIRSVNLLVVRVLEKSDQTNILSALLVLLQDSLITTAWSPMFSELVMKCLWRMIRFLPETIKSINLDRILLDVHNFMKVFPKEKLKQLKSDVPHRTLKTLLHTLCKLTGAKILDHLSMIENRNESELEAHLRRVVKHSGNLSGLKSDRGSEKASLRMDEKMSKTKVSDILSEIFKKIGSKENTKEGLTELYEYKQKYSDADLDPFLKNTSQFFQSYVERGLRMIESEREGKGRIQPSSTGTTQHGSDTITHLPSSVPISTSGEDMKPAMYYERLKILRQRHALENSKQQQTQQQQTQQQTQQEERPPLSSLLSKPSVASSTDMLHSKLSQLKESRESHFQQEHSHSPTRTSPAANLDDLKKRLERIKSNRQ, via the exons ATGGGTGACGACAGTGAGTGGATGAAGTTGCCCGTTGACCAGAAGTGTGAACATAAG GTATGGAAAGCCAGATTAAATGGGTACGAGGAGGCCCTGAAGCTCTTCCAGAGGATAGAAGACGAGAAGAGTTCTGAATGGGGCAAGTACTTGGGATTAATAAAGAGATTTGTGACGGACTCCAACGCAGTGGCCCAGCTGAAAGGACTGGAAGCAGCGCTCGCCTACGTCGAGAACGCCCACGTGGCTGGCAA GACAACTGGAGAGGTGGTGTCTGGAGTGGTCAGTAAAGTGTTTAATCAGCCGAAAGCACGTGCCAAAGAGCTGGGCGTCGACATTTGCCTCATGTATGTGGAGATCGAGAAGGCCGAGGTGGTCCAGGAGGAGCTCATCAAAGGGCTGGATAACAAAAACCCCAAAATCATTGTCGCTTGCATCGAGACACTTCGAAAAGCGCTGAG tgAATTTGGATCTAAGATTATCACCCTAAAGCCAGTAGTCAAGCTGCTGCCAAAACTGTTTGAGTCTCGCGAGAAAGCAGTTCGAGACGAAGCCAAGCTGCTGGCAGTGGAGATCTATCGATGGATCCGCGATGCCCTTCGAGCCCCTTTGCAGAACATCAATTCCGTGCAG CTGAAAGAACTGGAGGAGGAGTGGGTGAAGCTGCCTGCCACGGCCCCGAAACAGAGCCGATTCCTGCGCTCCCAGCAAGACCTGAAGGCCAAGTTTGAGCAGCAGCAGGCTGCCAGCGGAGATACCGTGGACG GAGATGATAATGAGGAAATTGCTCCACAAGTCGACCCATATGAGCTCCTGGAAGCTGTGGACATCATTTCAAAATTGCCTAAAGACTTCTATGAGAAAATT GAAGCCAAGAAATGGCAAGAGAGGAAGGAAGCTCTTGAGACCGTGGAAACATTGACCAAAAACCCCAAACTGGAGGGTGGAGACTATGGGGACCTGGTCCGAGCTCTTAAAAAG GTCATTGGCAAAGATGCCAACGTGATGCTGGTGACCCTGGCTGCCAAATGCATCGCTGGATTAGCAACTGGCCTCCGAAAGAAGTTTGGGACTTATGCAGTCCAT GTGGTGCCAAACATTTTGGAGAAGTTTAAAGAGAAGAAGCCTCAAGTGGTCCAGGCCCTGCAAGAGGCTATTGATGCAGTTTTCTTAACT ACAACCCTTCAGAATCTCAGTGACGATATTTTGGCTGTGATGGACAACAAGAATCCCTCCATCAAGCAGCAGGCTTCTCTTTTCCTGGCTCGAAGCTTCCAACACTGTACACCATCCATGTTGCCAAAAAGTGTACTGAAGCCTTTCTGTGCAGCATTTCTTAAG CAAGTGAACGACTCTGCACCAGAGGTGCGAGATGCTGCGTTTGAAGCTCTGGGCACTGCCATGAAAGTGGTTGGAGAGAAAGCTGTGAACCCCTTCCTGGCTGACCTGGATAAACTCAAACTTGACAAG ATAAAAGAGTGTGCTGATAAAGTGGAGCTAATAGGagggaagagaggaggaggaggaggaggtggaggaggagccggAGCCGCTGTGGAGAAGGAGAAACCAGCATCTAAGACTACACCCATGGTGGAAGCTGCCTCAAGACCTTCTGGGCCACCAAAAAAGGCCGCACCCTCCAAG TCGGCAGGCCCTccgaaaaaagtgaaaaaagatgCACCCAGCGCCAAACCAAAGAAGGGCCTGGACACTAAAGAGATTGTAGAGACGGAGCTCTCT ATCGAGGCATGTGAGGAGAAAGCTGCAGCAGCACTGCCTGCCTCCTGTATGCAGCTGCTGGACAGCGCTAACTGGAAAGAGAGGTTGGCCAGCATGGAGGAGTTTCAGAGg GCTGTGGAGAGTATGGACCGTGGTGAGATGCCATGCCAGGCATTGGTCCGAATGCTGGCCAAGAAGCCAGGCTGGAAGGAGACCAACTTCCAG GTGATGCAAATGAAGCTGCACATTGTGGGACTCATTGCACAGAAGGGCTCCTTCTCTAAAACCTCAGCTCTGGTAGTGCTGGATGGTCTTGTGGACAAGATTGGGGATGTGAAGTGTGGGGGTAATGCCAAGGAGGCGCTGACCGCTATTGGGGAGGCCTGCTCCCTGCCGTGGACTGCCGAGCAA GTGGTCTCAATGGCTTTTTCCCAGAAGAACCCTAAAAACCAGGCAGAAACGCTCAACTGGTTGGCCAATGCCTTGAAAGAATTTGGTTTTGCAGG CATAAACGTCAAGGCCTTCATTAGCAATGTCAGAACCGCCCTGGGCGCAACCAACCCG GCGGTGAGGACTGCTGCAATCACTCTGCTGGGGGTCCTGCATCTGTATATGGGGGCTCCTCTGCGGATGTTCTTTGAGGATGAAAAGCCAGCTCTGCTGGCCCAGATCGATGCAGAGTTTGAGAAG aTGCAGGGCCAGTCTCCTCCTGCTCCGACCAGGGGCGTCAAGAAGGGAGCAGAAGAGGACGGGGAGGAGCctgaggagcaggaggaagagggaggtgCTGGAGGCATCATGGACCTTCTGCCCAGATCCGACATCAG TGACAAGATCACATCTGAAATGGTGTCTAAAATTGGTGACAAAAACTGGAAGATCCGGAAGGAGGGTCTGGAAGAGGTGACTGCAGTCATCTCCGAGGCCAAGTTCATCCAGCCAAACATTGGAGAGCTACCGCTGGCTCTGAAAGGCCGACTCAACGACTCCAACAAATTACTG GTCCAGCAGACACTGACTATTTTGCAGCAAATAGCCACAGCCATGGGTCCAGCTCTGAAACAGCATGTCAAGAATCTGGGGATCCCCATCATCACGGTCCTGGGGGACAGCAAG GCCAACGTAAGAGCTGCTGCCATGACCGCACTGAATGCCTGGGTAGAGCAGACAGGCATGAAAGAGTGGCTTGAAGGAGAGGATCTGTCTGAGGAGCTGAAGAAAGAGAACCCCTTCCTTAGACAGGAG TTGCTTGGTTGGCTGGCAGAAAAGCTGCCCACCCTACGCACTGTGCCTGCAGACCTGATGCTGTGCTTACCCCACGTCTACTCCTGTCTGGAAGACCGCAGCGGTGATGTGCGCAAAAAGGCTCAGGACGCCCTGCCCACCTTCATGATGCATCTGGGCTATGACAAGATGAACAAGGCTACCAGCAAGCTTAAG CCGGCTTCAAAGGATCAGGTTGTTGCCATGCTTGAGAAGGCCCGTGCAATGATGCCAGCCAAACCGGCGGCTCCTGCCAAAGCCAGTCCACCAAAGGCCTCCTCCAGTGCCAGCGTCCCTGCTTCCAAACCGGCCTCAG CTCTCTCTAAACCTCAGGCTCCAAGTGAGGATTTCACTGAACCCAAACCAGAAACAAAGAAGGTCAAACCTGGAGGGCCAGCCGCTAAAAAg AGCGTGGTTGGGAAGAAGGCTCCGGTCAAAGCCAGCATGAAGGAAGATGATGACCGATCTGGTCCTATTTTTATTCTGGTGCCCAATGGCAAAGAACTACGGATAAAGGAGGAGAAGTCACTGAAG ATCCTAAAGTGGAATTTCATCACTCCTCGGGATGAGTATGTGGAGCAGCTCAAAACCCAGATGTCCACCTGCTTGGCCAAATGGCTCCAGGACGAGCTTTTCCACTTTGATTTTCAGCGCCACGTCAAAGCTATTGGTGCAATGATTGAG CACATGGAGGATGAGCGGGAGGCAGTAGTTGGGTGCTTGGACCTGGTGTTGAAATGGTTCACACTGCGCTTCTTTGATACTAATACGAGTGTCCTGATGAAGGCCATGGAGTTCCTTAAGCTTCTCTTTTCCATGCTGAGTCGTGAGGACTACCATTTGAATGAATATGAGGCATCGTCCTTTATCCCTTACCTCATCCTCAAA GTAGGGGAGTCGAAGGATGTTGTACGTAAAGATGTACGTGCCATTCTGTCCATGCTGTGCAAGGTTTACCCTGCAAACAAGCTCTTCCCCTTCCTCATGGAAGGGACCAAATCCAAGAATTCAAAGCAGCGATCTG AATGCCTTGAGGAGCTTGGATGTCTGATTGAGAACTATGGAATGAATGTATGCCAGCCAACTCCAGCCAAGGCCCTCAAAGACATTGCTGTTCACATTGGTGACCGGGACACAACAGTTCGTAACGCTGCGCTCAATACAGTTGTGGTGGCGTACAATGTCTGTGGAGATCAAGTCTTCAAGCTCATTGGTAAT CTTTCAGAGAAAGATATGAGCATGCTGGAGGAGAGGATCAAGCGTTCAGCAAAGAAGGCTCCACCCGCACCTGCCAAACAGGTGGAGAGGGCACAGAGAGAAGTCCCTGCCCACCCCAATGCTACTTTTGCACGCAAGACAGCGCAAGAGGAGATGCCCAATAAACTCAA GGACAGAATTATGTATCGCACATATAGGAT CCAAGCACGGTCACAGAACATCCACGACCATTCAGCCCCCTCCATCCCTAAAGAGTTTCAGTTGGACCTAGACGTGATCGAGAATGACCACACACATGTAAGCGAGCTGCCTGACCTGGTGCAGCACAAGCTGGATGAGCTGCTGGAGCCGGTTACAATCCCAGAGCCCAA GATCCGTTCAGTCTCACCACATTTTGATGACCTGCACAACAGCACAGCCTCCACGATCAATTTTGTCATTTCTCAGGTGGCCAGTGGAGATATCAACACCAGCATTCAGGCTCTGGCTCAG ATTGATGAGGTGCTGCGACAGGAGGACAAGGCAGAGGCCATGTCAGGCCACATTGACCAGTTCCTCATAGCTACATTCATGCAGCTGCGCCTCATCTACAACACACATATGGCTGATGATCGCCTGGACAAGAAGGATATCTTTAAATTGTATAGCTGCATCATTGGCAACATGCTGTCG CTGTTTTCCATGGAGAGTCTGGCACGTGAGGCGTCCATGGGAGTACTGAAAGACCTCATGCATGGCCTTATCACCCTCATGCTGGACTCACGGGTGGAGGACATAGAGGATGGCCAACAGCTCATTCGCTCGGTCAACCTGCTGGTGGTGCGCGTGCTGGAGAAATCAGACCAGACTAACATCCTCAG TGCTCTCCTAGTGCTGCTACAGGACAGCCTCATCACTACCGCATGGTCTCCAATGTTCTCAGAACTGGTCATGAAG TGCCTATGGAGAATGATTCGGTTCCTGCCTGAGACCATCAAGAGTATCAACCTGGACCGCATCTTATTAGATGTGCACAACTTCATGAAGGTTTTCCCCAAGGAGAAGCTGAAACAGCTTAAAAGTGACGTTCCCCATCGGACACTTAAAACCCTTTTGCACACACTCTGCAAACTCACTGGGGCCAAG ATCCTGGATCACCTGTCCATGATTGAGAACCGAAATGAGTCCGAGCTAGAAGCCCACCTGAGGCGGGTGGTGAAACATTCCGGAAATCTCTCTGGCCTCAAGTCTGATAGGGGTTCAGAGAAAGCTTCTCTTCGCATG GATGAGAAGATGTCCAAAACTAAAGTCAGTGACATCCTCTCTGAGATTTTCAAAAAGATTGGTTCTAAAGAGAACACTAAAGAG GGCCTGACAGAGTTGTATGAGTACAAGCAGAAATATTCCGATGCCGACCTGGATCCCTTCCTCAAGAATACATCCCAGTTCTTCCAGAGCTACGTGGAGCGGGGCTTGCGTATGATCGAGTCAGAACGTGAAGGTAAAGGCCGCATCCAGCCCTCCAGCACAG gcACCACCCAGCACGGGTCAGACACCATTACACACTTGCCAAGCTCTGTTCCCATCAGCACCAGTGGGGAGGACATGAAACCGGCAATGTATTATGAGAGGTTGAAAATACTGAGGCAAAGACATGCTCTGGAGAACTCAAAG CAGCAGCagacgcagcagcagcagacgcagCAGCAGACGCAGCAGGAGGAGCGTCCCCCTCTCTCGTCCCTGTTGTCCAAACCCTCGGTGGCCTCCTCTACAGACATGTTGCACAGCAAGTTATCTCAGCTGAAGGAGTCGCGCGAGTCGCACTTCCAGCAGGAGCACAGCCACAGTCCCACGCGCACCTCGCCCGCCGCCAACCTCGACGACCTGAAGAAGAGACTAGAGCGCATTAAGAGCAACCGCCAGTGA